In Coleofasciculus sp. FACHB-T130, the following proteins share a genomic window:
- a CDS encoding alpha/beta fold hydrolase: MQATPAASTVPIPGTYWQWRGQSIYYVRAGQPQPERPPLLLIHGFGASTDHWRKNITELSQDFEVWAIDLLGFGRSAKPEWEYGGNLWRDQLYDFITNVIRQPVVLAGNSLGGYCGLCVAAQRPSAAVGLVLLNSAGPFTNLKVPTQPNPIQKVMGEVVQSLFRQPWASFLLFQYARQRSVIRNTLQKVYLDQSAITDRLVEEIYRPSCDPGAAQVFASVFRTPQGEKVDVLLKQMRCPLLLLWGEADPWMNARDRAEQFRQYYPQLTEHFLQAGHCPHDEVPEQVNALMRSWVLSN; encoded by the coding sequence ATGCAGGCAACCCCAGCAGCCTCTACCGTCCCCATTCCCGGCACTTATTGGCAATGGCGGGGGCAATCCATCTATTATGTACGGGCAGGACAACCGCAACCCGAACGCCCGCCCCTATTATTGATTCATGGCTTTGGTGCCTCTACAGACCACTGGCGCAAGAATATTACTGAACTGAGTCAGGATTTTGAAGTTTGGGCGATCGATCTGCTGGGCTTTGGTCGTTCAGCCAAGCCGGAGTGGGAGTATGGTGGCAACTTGTGGCGAGACCAACTGTATGATTTCATCACTAACGTGATTCGTCAGCCAGTTGTGTTAGCAGGAAACTCTCTAGGCGGCTATTGCGGGCTTTGCGTGGCAGCCCAACGTCCATCAGCCGCTGTTGGATTAGTATTGCTCAATAGTGCTGGCCCGTTTACCAATCTTAAGGTGCCGACTCAACCGAACCCCATCCAAAAAGTGATGGGTGAAGTCGTTCAGTCACTTTTTCGCCAACCCTGGGCTAGTTTTCTGTTGTTCCAGTATGCGCGACAACGTTCAGTCATTCGGAATACACTCCAGAAAGTTTATCTCGACCAGAGTGCGATCACCGATCGGTTGGTGGAAGAAATCTATCGCCCCTCTTGCGATCCCGGTGCTGCTCAAGTGTTTGCTTCTGTCTTCAGAACGCCTCAAGGCGAAAAAGTTGACGTTTTATTAAAGCAGATGCGCTGCCCGCTGTTGCTGTTGTGGGGAGAAGCAGATCCCTGGATGAATGCAAGAGATAGAGCGGAGCAATTTCGCCAATACTATCCTCAACTGACAGAGCATTTTTTACAAGCAGGTCACTGTCCCCATGATGAGGTACCAGAACAAGTAAATGCTCTGATGCGCTCGTGGGTATTAAGCAATTAA
- a CDS encoding CHAT domain-containing protein: protein MKVAVCEISLLLKASYIKVKKEKGKRIKYLVLPLAFWMLPAIAPGGVDWAIAQAQIVPDQDPTNTTNTIVNTNGNSFDITGGKTSSNGANLFHSFSEFGLNANQVANFLSNQNIKNILGRVTGGNPSIINGLLQVTNGNSNLFLINPSGIVLGANASLNVNGSFTATTATGIGFGNNWFNASGNNNYAALGGEPNAFAFTNAQPGAIINAGQLSVGAAKDIALLGGTVVNTGTLTAPGGNITLTAVPGENIVRLSQPGNLLSLEIQPIAAAGSQPENWTLPVASIPELLTGGGAGSATGLTVNSNGQVVLTGSGVSIPTDPGTAIASGSLNVSGQTGGTAQVLGDKVGLVSGNVNASGTNGGGTVLIGGDFQGKGTIPTASHTYISSDSTINADSLLNGDGGHVIVWADKVTGFYGKIGASGGTNQGNGGFVEVSGKENLAFKGEVNVGAPNGVDGTILLDPKNIKIVNTGGTNDDQLNADTPTGDLAGQILSADGGDEVDFTISKSLLENQTGNVLLQATNDITIDNGVSLDFSSGGSITFTADADKNGAGSFSMDQSQSITTSGGALTITGANVTVGEINTSVKGNMGGAGSVTLTAQDGNIKTGNIITKATGGPNDGGNVTLTAKGSITYNKITAGASGNGKFGQGTDGTITLTTGTAAPIKYTGSTGSAQPTKVGTDITPNPNPTPTPSPTPLPTPTPSPGGTGGIDPGGNTGGSTGGIDPGGNTGGSGTGGIDPGSNTGGSTGGIDPGGNTGGSGTGSSGGTGGNTGGSGTGGIDPGGNTGGSTGGIDPGGNTGGSTGGIDPGGNTGGSGTGGIDPGGNTGGSGTGSSGGTGGNTGGSGTGSSGGTGGSTGKNTGSSGGTGKNTGSSGGTGGSTSKNTGSSGGTGGGSTGTGGTGKNTGSGSPSNDQASKGDDGTSQGDNLSGSGNDPVSTSSGKENSSSRKVDAESSSQTDASESVAVLEESFTREFEEYLGQPVDSRTTTLVQARNILQKIEKATGVKPALIYVTFVPQTIALDPSLLDTTAFNGTKSLQPLNQPENVQQSSSLSKVNRAGRNNSDQLEILVVTSDGVPIRKRVPGTTRSQVIKVADQFRAEVINPRRQKAYLAPAQKLYKWMIAPIEADLQARGIQNMVFLADSGLRSIPIAALHDGQKFLVEKYSTGLMPSLSLTDTLFKDIKNSQVLAMGAEKFPEQSALPSVPLELSMITPQLWKGKAFLNDAFTLKNLKSQRYSQPFGIVHLATHAEFELGPPSQSYIQLWDTKLRLNQLKQMGWNDPPVELLVLSACRTALGNEQAEMGFAGLAVQAGVKSAMGSLWYVSDEGTLGLMTSFYSQLKKAPIKAEALRQAQISMINGEVSIEGNKMHTSREDISLPPELAGLGEKKLSHPYYWAAFTMIGNPW from the coding sequence ATGAAAGTCGCTGTATGTGAAATCAGTCTATTGCTGAAGGCAAGCTATATTAAAGTGAAAAAAGAAAAAGGAAAAAGGATAAAATATTTAGTTTTACCCTTGGCCTTTTGGATGTTGCCTGCGATCGCTCCAGGAGGCGTCGATTGGGCGATCGCGCAGGCACAAATTGTGCCAGATCAGGACCCCACCAACACCACGAACACCATTGTCAATACCAATGGCAACAGTTTCGACATTACTGGGGGAAAAACCTCCAGTAATGGGGCAAACCTTTTTCACAGTTTCTCCGAGTTTGGGCTAAACGCCAACCAAGTTGCGAATTTTCTGTCGAACCAAAATATTAAAAATATATTGGGTCGCGTCACTGGCGGAAACCCCTCTATTATTAACGGTCTGCTCCAAGTTACGAATGGCAATTCCAATCTATTTCTAATTAATCCATCTGGCATTGTATTGGGTGCCAACGCCAGCTTAAATGTAAACGGAAGCTTCACCGCCACCACTGCTACAGGAATTGGTTTTGGCAACAACTGGTTCAATGCATCTGGTAACAATAATTATGCTGCCCTGGGGGGAGAACCCAACGCCTTTGCCTTCACCAACGCTCAACCCGGTGCAATTATCAACGCAGGGCAACTGAGTGTAGGCGCGGCAAAGGATATTGCTTTACTGGGTGGTACCGTAGTAAATACCGGAACCCTGACAGCTCCTGGGGGTAATATCACCTTAACAGCCGTACCTGGTGAGAACATAGTACGCCTGAGTCAACCAGGGAATCTACTAAGCTTAGAAATTCAACCCATAGCAGCAGCCGGTAGCCAGCCGGAAAATTGGACATTGCCAGTTGCTTCCATCCCAGAACTGTTAACGGGAGGCGGTGCCGGGAGTGCCACTGGGCTAACAGTCAACAGCAATGGTCAGGTAGTGTTAACGGGATCTGGGGTTAGCATTCCCACAGATCCAGGCACTGCGATCGCCTCTGGCAGTCTCAACGTTTCAGGTCAGACTGGCGGCACGGCGCAGGTCTTGGGCGACAAAGTCGGGCTGGTTAGTGGCAATGTTAACGCTTCAGGCACCAATGGTGGCGGCACCGTCCTGATTGGAGGGGATTTTCAGGGGAAAGGCACCATTCCCACTGCCTCTCATACTTACATCAGCAGCGACTCTACGATCAATGCTGACAGTTTGCTCAACGGCGATGGCGGTCATGTCATCGTCTGGGCAGACAAAGTAACCGGCTTCTATGGCAAAATCGGTGCTAGTGGCGGCACTAATCAAGGTAATGGTGGCTTTGTCGAAGTATCCGGCAAGGAAAACTTAGCATTTAAAGGAGAGGTGAATGTAGGTGCGCCTAACGGGGTAGACGGCACCATTCTGCTCGATCCAAAGAATATCAAGATAGTCAATACAGGTGGTACGAACGACGATCAACTCAATGCCGATACTCCTACAGGAGACTTAGCGGGGCAAATTTTATCGGCTGATGGAGGGGATGAGGTAGACTTCACTATCTCCAAGAGCTTACTCGAAAATCAGACTGGTAATGTCTTACTACAAGCAACGAATGATATTACCATCGACAACGGTGTGTCGCTGGACTTTTCTTCTGGTGGCTCGATTACCTTTACTGCCGACGCGGATAAAAATGGTGCCGGGTCTTTTTCAATGGATCAATCGCAATCCATCACAACTTCCGGGGGAGCGTTAACCATTACAGGTGCAAATGTAACTGTTGGAGAGATTAACACTTCTGTTAAGGGCAACATGGGCGGTGCTGGTAGTGTAACGTTGACAGCACAAGACGGAAACATTAAAACTGGCAACATCATAACGAAAGCTACAGGCGGCCCCAACGATGGTGGGAATGTAACGTTAACTGCGAAGGGTAGCATTACGTATAACAAGATAACGGCGGGCGCTTCTGGTAATGGAAAGTTCGGTCAAGGCACTGATGGGACGATTACTTTAACAACGGGTACAGCAGCCCCCATAAAATACACGGGATCTACGGGATCTGCCCAACCGACCAAGGTAGGTACAGATATTACCCCAAATCCCAATCCTACTCCCACTCCCAGCCCTACTCCTCTCCCCACTCCTACCCCTAGTCCTGGGGGTACTGGCGGCATTGATCCGGGGGGCAACACAGGTGGCAGTACCGGCGGCATAGATCCGGGTGGCAATACAGGTGGCAGCGGCACCGGCGGCATAGATCCGGGTAGCAATACAGGTGGCAGTACCGGCGGCATAGATCCGGGTGGCAATACAGGTGGCAGTGGCACCGGCTCCTCCGGGGGTACGGGTGGCAATACAGGTGGCAGCGGCACCGGCGGCATAGATCCGGGTGGCAATACAGGTGGCAGTACCGGCGGCATAGATCCGGGTGGCAATACAGGTGGCAGTACCGGCGGCATAGATCCGGGTGGCAATACAGGTGGCAGTGGCACCGGCGGCATAGATCCGGGCGGCAATACAGGTGGCAGCGGTACCGGCTCCTCCGGGGGTACGGGTGGCAATACAGGTGGCAGCGGCACAGGCTCCTCCGGCGGCACGGGTGGAAGCACAGGCAAAAACACAGGCTCCTCCGGTGGCACGGGCAAAAACACAGGCTCCTCCGGCGGCACGGGTGGAAGCACAAGCAAAAACACAGGTTCCTCCGGTGGCACGGGGGGCGGTAGTACCGGCACTGGTGGCACGGGCAAAAACACAGGCTCCGGCAGCCCTAGCAACGATCAAGCAAGCAAGGGAGATGACGGAACAAGTCAGGGAGATAACTTATCCGGCTCAGGAAACGATCCGGTTTCCACCTCTTCCGGCAAGGAAAATTCATCATCACGAAAGGTGGATGCGGAATCATCTTCACAAACTGATGCAAGTGAATCTGTTGCAGTTCTGGAAGAATCCTTCACCCGTGAATTTGAGGAATATTTGGGTCAACCCGTTGATTCTCGGACGACAACACTGGTGCAGGCTCGTAATATTTTGCAAAAAATTGAGAAAGCGACTGGGGTGAAACCGGCACTCATCTATGTAACTTTTGTACCCCAGACGATTGCACTCGATCCGAGCCTACTAGATACGACGGCTTTCAATGGAACTAAGTCACTACAGCCGTTAAATCAACCAGAAAATGTGCAGCAATCTAGTTCCCTAAGTAAGGTCAATCGGGCAGGGCGTAACAATAGCGACCAGTTGGAAATATTGGTAGTGACTTCTGATGGTGTACCAATTCGCAAACGGGTTCCGGGGACAACGCGATCGCAAGTAATCAAGGTTGCCGATCAATTCCGTGCCGAAGTGATTAACCCGCGAAGACAGAAGGCTTACCTGGCTCCAGCCCAAAAACTTTATAAGTGGATGATTGCACCCATTGAAGCCGATTTACAAGCGCGGGGTATCCAGAATATGGTCTTCCTCGCAGACAGTGGGTTACGCTCCATCCCGATTGCCGCTCTCCACGATGGTCAAAAGTTTCTGGTGGAGAAATACAGTACGGGGTTGATGCCCAGTCTTAGTTTGACGGATACTCTCTTCAAAGACATTAAAAATTCCCAAGTTCTGGCAATGGGAGCGGAGAAGTTTCCCGAACAAAGCGCGTTACCATCAGTGCCCCTGGAGTTGTCAATGATTACGCCCCAGCTGTGGAAAGGCAAAGCCTTCCTTAACGACGCCTTCACCCTCAAGAATCTGAAGTCCCAGCGCTACTCGCAGCCCTTTGGGATTGTCCATCTAGCAACTCATGCCGAATTTGAATTAGGCCCTCCTAGCCAATCCTACATTCAGCTATGGGACACGAAACTGCGATTGAATCAGCTAAAGCAAATGGGCTGGAACGATCCACCTGTAGAGTTATTAGTGCTGAGCGCCTGTCGCACAGCGTTAGGCAATGAACAGGCAGAGATGGGCTTTGCTGGATTGGCTGTGCAAGCAGGGGTGAAATCGGCAATGGGAAGTCTGTGGTACGTCAGCGATGAAGGGACGCTGGGACTGATGACCAGTTTCTATTCACAATTGAAAAAAGCCCCCATCAAAGCGGAGGCACTACGGCAGGCACAGATATCGATGATTAATGGAGAAGTAAGTATTGAGGGAAACAAAATGCATACTTCCAGAGAGGATATCTCGCTACCTCCGGAGTTGGCAGGGTTAGGAGAGAAGAAACTCTCTCATCCCTATTATTGGGCAGCATTTACGATGATCGGCAATCCTTGGTAA
- a CDS encoding universal stress protein yields MNIKSMLARLESAMGRQDVVEQMVLLPEPVSPTSKGANSAKSINLVVGYNRSPSSQTALDFALWIAHQTRLVTKAQVTVQVVYVVDEDQSSHCPHISNGGDARRPLSQQLPLESLEASAKKCATPVLTQPTPVELEARTRMMEIDPSYLREIFYQTNPSEQADRILSQARCLAEEWRSSFKAHLRFGCISTELRKVVESEAATLLLLGCTSANHPIVQKLGANFPCAVLGIPSILNSPDTSSCSSDFQSV; encoded by the coding sequence GTGAATATTAAGTCAATGTTAGCCCGTCTTGAAAGCGCAATGGGTCGTCAGGATGTAGTTGAACAAATGGTATTACTACCAGAGCCAGTTTCCCCTACTTCCAAAGGCGCTAATTCTGCTAAATCAATCAATTTAGTCGTGGGCTATAATCGTTCTCCTAGCAGTCAAACCGCTCTGGATTTTGCCCTATGGATTGCCCATCAAACCCGGTTAGTTACAAAGGCGCAAGTCACGGTTCAAGTCGTTTACGTTGTCGATGAAGATCAAAGCAGCCATTGTCCACATATCTCTAACGGGGGCGATGCTAGACGCCCTTTAAGCCAACAGCTTCCCCTAGAGTCTCTAGAAGCATCGGCAAAAAAGTGTGCCACACCTGTTTTAACTCAACCTACCCCTGTGGAATTAGAAGCACGCACACGAATGATGGAGATAGATCCTTCCTATTTGAGGGAAATTTTCTATCAAACGAATCCTTCTGAGCAAGCAGATCGTATCCTATCGCAAGCCCGTTGTCTGGCTGAAGAATGGCGAAGTTCTTTCAAAGCTCATCTACGGTTTGGTTGCATTTCTACAGAACTCAGAAAAGTTGTTGAATCAGAAGCTGCGACTTTATTGTTGCTGGGCTGTACCTCTGCCAACCATCCAATTGTTCAGAAACTAGGTGCTAATTTTCCTTGCGCGGTGTTGGGTATTCCCAGCATCTTGAATTCACCGGATACTTCAAGTTGTTCCTCAGATTTCCAATCAGTTTAA
- a CDS encoding nitrate ABC transporter ATP-binding protein (This model describes the ATP binding subunits of ATP-binding cassette (ABC) transporters for nitrate transport, or for bicarbonate transport, in bacteria and archaea.) — protein sequence MTKSTSFSTDANNQSVNRTGFLEIENLCKSYPTADGGEFVVLDGINLSVSEDEFICVIGHSGCGKSTLLKMVAGLEKPTSGSVQLEGKEIRKPGAERMMVFQHYSLLPWLTVKENIRLAVDEVLKNASRAEKISIVNEHLAMVNLTAAADKYPDEISGGMKQRVGIARALAIRPKMLLMDEPFGALDALTRGKLQQQVLHIWEHQRQAVMMITHDVDEALYMSDRIILMTNGPHAKIGEILDVPFKHPRDRQALRNSREYFELRNHALNFLDEYFNQDE from the coding sequence ATGACTAAATCCACCTCATTCTCAACGGATGCCAATAATCAAAGTGTCAACCGCACTGGATTTCTGGAAATAGAAAATCTTTGCAAGTCCTATCCCACAGCAGATGGAGGTGAATTTGTTGTTCTGGATGGCATTAATCTTAGTGTGAGTGAAGATGAATTTATTTGCGTGATTGGTCACTCTGGCTGCGGCAAATCAACGCTTCTCAAAATGGTTGCTGGGTTAGAAAAACCGACTTCCGGCTCCGTGCAATTAGAAGGTAAAGAAATTCGTAAACCTGGTGCCGAGCGCATGATGGTGTTCCAGCACTATTCACTGCTGCCGTGGTTGACGGTGAAAGAAAATATCCGTCTGGCGGTCGATGAAGTGCTAAAAAATGCCTCCCGTGCTGAAAAAATTAGCATTGTGAACGAACACTTGGCAATGGTGAATTTAACAGCAGCCGCTGACAAATATCCTGATGAAATTTCTGGCGGGATGAAGCAACGGGTGGGGATTGCTCGTGCCTTGGCAATTCGCCCCAAAATGTTGTTAATGGATGAACCTTTTGGGGCACTCGACGCCCTAACGAGAGGCAAATTACAGCAGCAGGTATTGCATATTTGGGAACACCAACGGCAGGCGGTGATGATGATTACCCATGATGTAGATGAAGCGCTGTATATGTCTGACCGAATTATACTGATGACCAACGGCCCCCACGCGAAGATTGGGGAAATTTTGGACGTGCCTTTTAAGCATCCACGCGATCGCCAAGCCCTCCGCAACTCCCGCGAGTATTTTGAATTGCGTAACCACGCTTTGAACTTCCTCGATGAATATTTCAATCAAGACGAGTAG
- a CDS encoding ABC transporter substrate-binding protein: protein MSDTTNWTRRKFLEGMGATAAGMALSSCAISGDRSAKGLTEESASIKQVVEPGSLEKPDLIVGYVPVNDCAPFAIAWKKGFFRKYGLNVQLNREASWATSRDGVIFGRTDAAPVVSGAVTNARIGAEGARHAPLCAAMTIHRHGNAMTMNRKMWEAGLRPWREYNGDLEAFGKDFRSYFDKQPREQRVWAVVLSSAIYEYFVRYLSAAAGVDPLKEFRVIIVPPPQMVTNVRIGAMQAYMVAEPWNTRAITGNEGVGFTFAQGKEIWLGHPDRLLGVMESFIQKNPKTYRSLVKAMIEACQYCSKPENREEVATLISERSFTGAKPKFTRPAIIGDYNYGGFDGKARIAKAEDTTIFFDIPDNIPKRPGEHSTFLWQSESLWLMTQAARWGQIKEFPKNAEALAKQAWRTDLYREIAAEMGIECPQEDYKVEPPQVFIDKKGFDPSDPVGYINGFEIRANRPARFFLS, encoded by the coding sequence ATGAGTGACACCACAAACTGGACGCGACGAAAATTTCTGGAGGGTATGGGTGCCACAGCAGCAGGAATGGCACTATCATCTTGTGCGATTAGCGGCGATCGCTCAGCGAAAGGACTCACTGAAGAATCCGCATCCATCAAACAAGTCGTAGAGCCAGGATCGTTAGAAAAACCCGATCTGATTGTTGGCTATGTGCCGGTGAATGATTGTGCGCCGTTTGCGATCGCTTGGAAAAAAGGATTTTTCCGCAAGTACGGTCTCAACGTCCAACTTAACCGGGAAGCTAGCTGGGCAACCTCTCGTGACGGCGTAATTTTTGGTCGTACTGATGCCGCCCCCGTAGTCTCCGGTGCCGTCACCAACGCCAGAATCGGTGCTGAAGGCGCACGCCATGCCCCTCTCTGCGCCGCCATGACCATTCACCGACATGGCAACGCCATGACGATGAACCGGAAAATGTGGGAAGCAGGTTTGCGTCCCTGGCGGGAGTATAACGGTGATTTAGAAGCATTTGGGAAGGATTTCCGCAGCTACTTTGACAAACAGCCGCGAGAACAACGAGTTTGGGCAGTTGTCCTCAGTTCTGCCATTTACGAATACTTCGTCCGCTACCTATCCGCCGCCGCCGGAGTCGATCCCCTGAAAGAGTTTCGCGTCATCATCGTTCCCCCACCGCAAATGGTGACGAACGTGCGGATAGGAGCGATGCAAGCCTACATGGTGGCAGAACCTTGGAATACCCGCGCAATTACCGGAAATGAAGGTGTTGGTTTTACCTTCGCTCAAGGCAAAGAAATTTGGTTGGGACACCCAGATCGACTGCTGGGTGTGATGGAATCTTTCATCCAAAAAAATCCCAAAACTTATCGTTCCCTCGTCAAAGCGATGATTGAAGCTTGCCAGTATTGCAGCAAGCCTGAAAACCGCGAAGAAGTAGCAACACTTATTTCCGAGCGTTCCTTTACAGGTGCTAAACCCAAATTTACTCGTCCCGCAATTATTGGCGACTACAATTATGGCGGTTTTGATGGTAAAGCTCGGATTGCGAAAGCCGAGGACACTACAATTTTCTTCGATATCCCTGACAACATTCCCAAACGTCCAGGAGAACATTCGACATTTCTCTGGCAATCTGAAAGTCTCTGGTTAATGACTCAAGCGGCTCGTTGGGGACAAATCAAAGAATTTCCTAAGAATGCAGAAGCACTGGCAAAACAAGCTTGGAGAACCGATCTTTATCGAGAAATTGCCGCAGAAATGGGCATTGAGTGTCCCCAGGAAGATTACAAAGTTGAACCACCGCAAGTATTCATTGATAAGAAAGGTTTTGATCCCAGCGATCCAGTTGGATATATTAATGGGTTTGAGATTCGGGCAAACCGTCCCGCTCGTTTCTTCTTATCTTAA
- the ntrB gene encoding nitrate ABC transporter permease, which produces MILQLNLSAIAVAGQVAWKRAKPVLIRDVVVLPALGFLGIIVLWWIVALFKHELIPTPPEAFVKNLDYILNPFYRRGPGDLGIGWLLLASLRRVLLGFLLGAVVAIPIGFLIGMSKQAMMALNPIIQIFKPVSPLAWLPIALAIFNLADPSAIFVIFITSLWPTIINTALGVSSVSKDYLDVARVLEMPRWRRITKIIWPASLPYVFTGLRISLGIAWLVIVAVEMLTGGIGIGFFVWDEWSRLNLSSVFLAVVVIGLTGLLLDYALGKVEALVTHRRPRATSV; this is translated from the coding sequence ATGATATTGCAGCTGAATTTGTCTGCGATTGCAGTTGCTGGACAGGTAGCCTGGAAACGGGCAAAACCCGTTCTGATTCGGGATGTCGTCGTCCTCCCCGCCCTTGGTTTTTTAGGAATTATCGTTTTGTGGTGGATTGTTGCGCTTTTCAAGCATGAATTAATACCCACCCCACCAGAGGCGTTTGTCAAGAATTTAGACTACATTCTGAACCCCTTTTACCGACGGGGTCCTGGCGATCTAGGGATTGGTTGGTTACTACTGGCAAGCCTTCGACGAGTATTGCTGGGATTTTTGTTAGGTGCAGTTGTTGCCATTCCCATTGGATTTTTGATTGGGATGTCCAAGCAAGCAATGATGGCACTCAATCCCATAATTCAGATTTTCAAGCCGGTATCGCCGCTAGCTTGGTTGCCCATTGCTTTAGCAATTTTTAACCTAGCAGATCCGTCAGCAATTTTTGTTATCTTCATTACCTCTTTATGGCCCACAATTATTAACACTGCTCTCGGTGTTTCTAGCGTTTCCAAAGATTACCTCGATGTAGCAAGGGTGCTAGAAATGCCCCGTTGGCGACGAATTACCAAGATTATTTGGCCTGCGAGTTTGCCTTATGTCTTCACTGGTTTACGGATTAGTTTGGGGATTGCATGGCTGGTCATTGTCGCTGTAGAAATGCTCACAGGCGGCATCGGGATTGGGTTTTTTGTGTGGGATGAATGGAGTCGCTTAAACCTAAGCTCAGTATTTTTGGCAGTGGTAGTGATTGGGCTGACAGGACTACTGCTGGACTACGCCCTAGGCAAAGTTGAAGCTTTGGTTACTCACCGTCGCCCTAGGGCAACCTCTGTCTAA
- a CDS encoding DUF1830 domain-containing protein, giving the protein MMSAFSSLVSEPSEQILCFYTNCTNKIQIVKFDNTQDLNFERIVFPGQRLLFKALPDSQLEIHTNPTKSSTENLALIEVIPCDHLRVHEEMSV; this is encoded by the coding sequence ATGATGTCAGCATTCTCCTCTTTGGTTTCTGAACCTTCCGAACAAATCCTTTGTTTTTATACAAATTGCACAAATAAGATTCAAATTGTTAAATTTGATAATACTCAAGACTTAAACTTTGAACGGATTGTTTTCCCTGGTCAACGTTTATTGTTTAAAGCCTTACCGGACTCCCAACTAGAAATACATACTAACCCAACAAAAAGTTCTACTGAAAACTTAGCTTTAATAGAAGTAATTCCCTGCGATCATCTCCGCGTACATGAAGAAATGAGCGTCTGA
- a CDS encoding ATP-binding protein — protein MDFSQLLIDKSATIVEKWIEAVRADSRIETAAELSYKGLRDSLPRVLKALATVLSKFQDSDVQSLVDASLEHGILRAEQGYDPVEIVREYRILRETIVSTLEGELLDSSPIEIIRVIRLIDTVVDEAIAQCFKSYMDERLHELQQLQSQLKLTNQELTRLLRANKDNLSHLAHELKTPLTSIIGYSDLFLRQQQRKQEESDNLPNLEHIEKVLRNGRQLLRLINDALEISRYEAGKMKLQPSVTDVRSLIQNILEMVEPLADSKELQIIVDYDSASADSCAALREGLHPTCAPDRVLTDPLRLQQIITNLFSNAIRYTDSGTIKLSCQTLSDKEWAIAISDTGIGVPPEDQARIFEPYFRSIPQEKSFLPESTGLGLAIVSRLVKLLQGRIELVSQVGIGSTFTVILPLAVNTSEEIVTPSTTQV, from the coding sequence ATGGATTTTAGTCAATTACTGATCGATAAATCTGCCACGATTGTAGAGAAATGGATTGAAGCTGTCCGTGCTGATAGTCGAATTGAGACCGCAGCAGAATTATCTTACAAGGGTTTGCGCGACAGCCTCCCCCGTGTCCTCAAGGCATTAGCGACTGTACTTTCTAAGTTTCAAGACAGTGATGTTCAGTCGTTAGTAGATGCAAGTTTAGAACATGGTATACTTCGGGCTGAACAAGGTTACGATCCAGTAGAAATTGTCCGCGAATATCGAATTTTACGGGAGACAATTGTTTCTACGTTAGAGGGAGAGTTGCTAGACTCATCACCGATTGAGATAATCCGAGTCATTCGTCTGATTGATACAGTAGTGGATGAAGCGATCGCTCAATGTTTTAAAAGCTACATGGATGAGCGATTGCACGAACTCCAACAGCTGCAAAGTCAGTTAAAATTGACCAATCAAGAATTAACTCGTTTGCTTCGGGCGAATAAAGATAACCTTTCTCATCTAGCCCACGAATTGAAAACTCCCCTTACTTCCATTATTGGCTACTCAGATTTATTTTTGCGCCAACAACAACGGAAGCAGGAGGAGAGTGATAACCTTCCGAATCTAGAACACATTGAGAAAGTGCTACGAAATGGACGACAGCTACTTCGATTAATCAACGATGCGTTGGAAATCTCTCGCTATGAAGCGGGGAAAATGAAATTGCAGCCATCTGTAACAGATGTACGCTCTTTAATTCAGAATATCCTGGAAATGGTAGAACCTTTGGCGGATTCCAAGGAGCTACAGATAATCGTTGATTACGATTCAGCTAGCGCCGATAGCTGTGCTGCTCTTCGAGAAGGACTACACCCAACATGCGCCCCCGATCGGGTGCTGACAGATCCCCTGAGACTACAGCAAATTATTACTAATCTCTTTAGTAACGCGATTCGTTACACCGACTCTGGAACGATTAAATTAAGCTGCCAAACGCTATCAGATAAAGAGTGGGCGATCGCTATCAGCGATACGGGAATCGGCGTTCCTCCAGAAGACCAAGCTCGTATATTTGAACCCTACTTTCGCTCTATCCCCCAAGAAAAGTCTTTCCTTCCGGAAAGTACAGGTTTAGGATTAGCGATTGTCTCGCGGTTGGTAAAATTATTACAAGGAAGAATAGAGCTAGTTTCACAAGTAGGCATTGGCTCCACCTTCACTGTCATTTTACCGTTAGCAGTGAATACTTCTGAGGAAATCGTGACGCCTTCAACAACCCAGGTATAG